ATCGCTGGTGACAACACCGTCCTTGACTGGGACGTTGAGGTCTTCGCGAATCAGTACGCGCTTACCTTGCAGATCGAGGTCGGACATCTTCAACACGGTCATGGGTCGCAGTTCCTGAATTACTGTTGAGGTTGTTTTGAAGCCACTTGCAGATAGTGTTCCGCAACGTCGAGCATTCGGTTGGCAAAGCCCCATTCGTTGTCGAACCAGGCCAGGATGTTCACCAGCCTCGGGCCGGAAACGCGGGTCTGGCTGGCATCGACAATCGCCGAATGCGGGTCATGGTTGAAATCGCAGCTGGCGTGGGGCAACTCGGTGTAGGCCAGCAAGCCTTTGAGCGGGCCGCTGGTGGCGGCGTCGCGCAGGATCCGGTTGACCTCCACGGCATCGGTGTCGCTCACGGTTTGCATGGTGATGTCCAGACAGGACACGTTCACCGTCGGCACCCGTACCGCTTTGGCCTGGATTCGCCCGGCAAGTTCCGGCAGCAGGCGTTCGATGCCCCGCGCCAGGCCGGTGGACACCGGAATCACTGACTGGAACGCCGAGCGTGTGCGGCGCAGGTCTTCGTGATGATAGGCGTCAATCACCGGCTGGTCGTTCATGGCCGAGTGAATCGTGGTGATCGACACGTAGTCCAGGCCGATTGCCTGATCCAGCAGGCGCAACAGCGGCACGCTGCAGTTGGTGGTGCAGGAGGCGTTGGACACCAGCAGTTCATCGCCGGTCAGGCAATCCTGGTTGATGCCGTAGACGACGGTGGCGTCCACGTCCGCCTCGCTGGCCATCGGCTGGGAAAACAGCACACGCGGCGCGCCGGCGTCGAGAAAACGCTGGCCATCGGCACGGGTGTTATAGACACCGGAACACTCCAGCACCAGGTCGACGCCCAGTGCTTTCCAGTCGATGCCTTCTGGCGTGGCACTGCGCAAGACGTGCACGCAGTTGCCTTTAATATGCAGACAATCGCCTTCGACCCGCACTTCGCCGGGGAAACGGCCATGGGTGGAGTCAAAACGTGTCAGGTATTCGATGCTGGCCATATCCGCCAGATCGTTGATCGCAACAATTTCAAACCCGGCCGCCGCCCCTCGCTCGAACAGAGCACGCAAGACGCAACGACCAATGCGGCCGTAGCCGTTGAGTGCAACTTTGTAGGGACGCGGTTGGGGCATGGGGTTCTCGCAGTAGGGGCGACACAAACCACTGTAGGAGCGAGCTTGCTCGCGAAGAACTTGAGAGCGCCGCGTCAAACCAGAAACGCTGCGTTATCGTTAACGATCTTCGCGAGCAAGCTCGCTCCTACAGTAGAGGCGGTGGTCAGTGGGCCACCGCGTTAGCGCCTTAGTCTTCCAGCAGCTCTTCAGCCTGGCCCAGGATGTTTTCCAGGGTGAAACCGAACTCTTCGAACAAGGCTGGCGCCGGCGCCGACTCACCGTAGGTGGTCATGCCGATCACACGGCCTTCCAGGCCTACGTACTTGTACCAGTAGTCGGCGTGGGCCGCTTCGATGGCGATACGCGCGCTGACCTGCAACGGCAGTACCGATTGCTTGTAGCCGGCGTCCTGGGCTTCGAACACGCTGGTGCACGGCATGGACACAACGCGTACGTTGCGGCCTTGCTCGGTCAGCTTGTCGTAGGCCTGAACGGTCAGGCCCACTTCGGAACCGGTGGAGATCAGGATCAGCTCCGGCTCGCCGATGCAGTCCTTGAGCACGTAGCCGCCACGGCTGATGTCGGCGATCTGCGCGTCGGTACGCACCTGGTGCTGCAGGTTCTGACGCGAGAAGATCAGCGCCGAAGGGCCGTCCTTGCGCTCAATCGCGTGCTTCCAGGCCACGGCGGATTCCACCGCGTCGGCAGGGCGCCAGCAGTCCAGGTTCGGCGTGGTGCGCAGGCTGGTCAATTGCTCGACCGGCTGGTGCGTCGGGCCGTCTTCGCCCAGGCCGATGGAGTCGTGGGTGTAGACGTGGATCACGCGCTTCTTCATCAGCGCCGCCATGCGTACCGCGTTACGCGCATATTCCATGAACATCAGGAAGGTCGCGCCGTAAGGCACCAGGCCGCCGTGCAGGGACACGCCGTTCATGATGGCGCTCATGCCGAACTCGCGTACGCCGTAGTACATGTAGTTGCCGCTGGCGTCTTCGGCCGACACGCCTTTGCAGCCTTTCCACAGGGTCAGGTTGGAACCGGCCAGGTCAGCCGAACCGCCGAGGAACTCAGGCAGCAATGGGCCGAAGGCGTTCAGGGTGT
This region of Pseudomonas sp. MUP55 genomic DNA includes:
- the epd gene encoding erythrose-4-phosphate dehydrogenase, translating into MPQPRPYKVALNGYGRIGRCVLRALFERGAAAGFEIVAINDLADMASIEYLTRFDSTHGRFPGEVRVEGDCLHIKGNCVHVLRSATPEGIDWKALGVDLVLECSGVYNTRADGQRFLDAGAPRVLFSQPMASEADVDATVVYGINQDCLTGDELLVSNASCTTNCSVPLLRLLDQAIGLDYVSITTIHSAMNDQPVIDAYHHEDLRRTRSAFQSVIPVSTGLARGIERLLPELAGRIQAKAVRVPTVNVSCLDITMQTVSDTDAVEVNRILRDAATSGPLKGLLAYTELPHASCDFNHDPHSAIVDASQTRVSGPRLVNILAWFDNEWGFANRMLDVAEHYLQVASKQPQQ